The Castanea sativa cultivar Marrone di Chiusa Pesio chromosome 11, ASM4071231v1 genome contains a region encoding:
- the LOC142615986 gene encoding uncharacterized protein LOC142615986 — protein MPHFVFIATYLGKMLVSKEEGLAFHGYDESQGSSDKGNFLELLQFLEDHNESINEVLQKAPKNCKLTHSNIQKDVVNAIARETSKVIIKDLDNGFFSILVDESRDILVKEQMTLLLRYVNKNGIIIEQFLSVVHVASTTALSLKYAIECLLCEHNLSLSNLRGKGYDGASNMQGDINGLKTLILKENKSAFYVHCFARQLQLTLVVIAKNHIKIAEFFYMVSNLLTVIESSCKRRDALRDAEFAKIKEDLENGVRRSGQGLNQETNLKRPGDTHWGSYYGTILNLILMFFDVIDVLEIIEEDSLFDQKVEASIYYEINSIF, from the coding sequence GGTTACGATGAATCTCAAGGTTCAAGTGATAAAGGAAATTTCCTTGAGCTTCTACAATTTTTAGAGGATCACAATGAATCTATCAATGAAGTGTTGCAAAAAGCTCCGAAAAATTGCAAGCTTACCCATTCTAATATTCAAAAAGACGTTGTGAATGCAATAGCACGTGAAACATCAAAAGTCATCATCAAGGATCTTGACAAtgggttcttttcaatattagttgatgagtCACGTGATATCTTAGTGAAAGAACAAATGACCCTCCTTCTTCGTTATGTGAACAAAAACGGAATTATTATAGAGCAGTTCCTTAGTGTTGTACATGTAGCAAGTACCACCGCTTTGTCACTCAAATATGCTATTGAATgtttactttgtgaacataatttgagtttatcgaACCTACGTGGGAAAGGTTATGACGGGGCTAGTAATATGCAAGGTGATATCAATggtctcaaaactttaattttgaaagagaataagtcAGCATTTTATGTCCATTGTTTTGCTCGTCAACTTCAATTGACACTTGTTGTCATtgctaaaaatcacattaaaattgctgaatttttttatatggttAGTAATTTATTAACTGTTATTGAAAGCTCTTGTAAGAGACGAGATGCTCTTCGAGATGCAgaatttgccaaaattaaagaagatttagAGAATGGTGTACGTAGAAGTGGGCAAGGtttgaatcaagagacaaaTCTTAAACGCCCTGGTGATACACATTGGGGATCATATTATGGGACtattctcaacttgattttgatgttcttTGATGTTATTGATGTACttgagattattgaagaagaCAGCCTCTTCgaccaaaaagttgaagctTCGATCTATTATGAGAtcaattctatcttttga